One genomic region from Microcella humidisoli encodes:
- a CDS encoding glycosyltransferase family protein, which translates to MTLRSLAIQSIHFATPRDGIDRAAASVVGAARAVRRSRPDLASIEWRIGDCSPEPVLDSAAVDALAASLGAVGVRLDHRTFGENLGPSGGHNRLWAEVGPADALLLMAPDLVLAPESIGELMAVLDEPTVGGVEARQVPSLEQPRPEPYGAPVSWITGASSLVRGTAWDSVGGYDAASFFLYHNDVDLSWRLRDAGWELRVAPHAVVFNDKRPDENGRFVESPATQRAAMLGWLTVMHVWARTEAVETLRSGIPALENPAYTEALSEFDARVASGRIRTPRRSALIEQGLREVPFGGLS; encoded by the coding sequence CAGCGGCGAGTGTCGTCGGCGCCGCGAGAGCGGTGCGCCGGTCGCGGCCCGACCTCGCGTCGATCGAGTGGCGCATCGGGGACTGCTCGCCCGAGCCGGTGCTCGACTCGGCGGCCGTCGATGCGCTGGCGGCGTCGCTCGGCGCGGTCGGCGTGCGGCTCGACCACCGCACGTTCGGTGAGAACCTCGGGCCCTCGGGCGGCCACAACCGGCTGTGGGCCGAGGTCGGCCCGGCCGATGCCCTTCTGCTCATGGCTCCTGATCTCGTGCTCGCACCCGAGTCGATCGGCGAGCTCATGGCCGTGCTCGACGAGCCGACGGTCGGGGGAGTCGAGGCCCGCCAAGTACCCTCGCTCGAGCAGCCGCGGCCCGAACCCTACGGCGCGCCCGTGTCGTGGATCACGGGGGCGAGCAGTCTCGTGCGCGGCACCGCCTGGGATTCCGTCGGTGGCTACGACGCCGCCTCGTTCTTCCTGTACCACAACGATGTCGACCTGAGCTGGCGCCTGCGCGACGCCGGCTGGGAGCTGAGGGTGGCTCCGCACGCCGTCGTCTTCAACGACAAGCGGCCCGACGAGAACGGCCGTTTCGTTGAGAGCCCGGCGACCCAGCGAGCCGCGATGCTCGGCTGGTTGACGGTCATGCACGTGTGGGCTCGCACCGAGGCCGTTGAGACGCTGCGATCCGGCATTCCGGCGCTCGAGAACCCTGCGTACACCGAGGCGCTGAGCGAGTTCGACGCGCGGGTGGCCTCGGGGCGCATCCGCACGCCCCGCCGCTCGGCACTCATCGAGCAGGGTCTTCGCGAGGTGCCGTTCGGGGGGCTGTCGTGA
- a CDS encoding vitamin K epoxide reductase family protein, with amino-acid sequence MTDLHAADTTAPAEDRRPIGLALFLIITGAVGWLGAMALITERVKLLLDPEYTLNCDINPLISCGNVMASWQASLLGFPNPLLGVAGLVAPIAVGVALLAGARFDRWFWWAFLTGVTGAFVFVHWLFDQAVYQIGALCPWCMLVWLMVIPMFWVLLVWCLKGDVLTSNAAVQRLAGAVWPFTWVIVVANLVAIAVAILVQFPTLIGLLLG; translated from the coding sequence GTGACCGACCTCCATGCCGCCGACACGACCGCGCCCGCCGAGGACCGCCGCCCGATCGGGCTGGCCCTCTTCCTCATCATCACCGGCGCGGTGGGGTGGCTTGGGGCGATGGCGCTCATCACCGAGCGCGTCAAGCTGCTGCTCGACCCCGAGTACACGCTCAACTGCGACATCAATCCGCTCATCTCGTGCGGCAATGTCATGGCGTCGTGGCAGGCCTCGCTGCTGGGCTTCCCCAACCCGCTGCTCGGCGTGGCCGGACTCGTCGCCCCGATCGCAGTGGGCGTGGCCCTGCTCGCCGGCGCGCGCTTCGATCGCTGGTTCTGGTGGGCGTTCCTCACGGGCGTCACGGGCGCCTTCGTGTTCGTGCACTGGCTCTTCGACCAGGCCGTCTACCAGATCGGCGCGCTGTGCCCGTGGTGCATGCTCGTCTGGCTCATGGTCATCCCGATGTTCTGGGTGCTGCTGGTGTGGTGCCTCAAGGGCGACGTACTCACCAGCAATGCCGCCGTTCAGCGCCTCGCCGGCGCGGTCTGGCCGTTCACCTGGGTGATCGTGGTGGCGAACCTCGTCGCGATCGCCGTCGCGATCCTCGTGCAGTTCCCCACCCTCATCGGGCTGCTGCTCGGGTAG